In Staphylococcus lloydii, the following proteins share a genomic window:
- a CDS encoding putative quinol monooxygenase — MITVNAIMKVNPEKREQYLELVSPLIEAANKEEGSLYYEHFEKADEPNTFAMIERYKDEEAVQAHNNSDYFKHFFANVPDLLVAEPDVTVSTSK; from the coding sequence ATGATTACCGTAAATGCCATTATGAAAGTAAACCCAGAAAAACGTGAACAATATTTAGAGTTAGTGAGTCCGTTAATTGAAGCAGCAAATAAAGAAGAAGGTTCTTTATATTATGAGCACTTTGAAAAAGCAGACGAACCTAATACATTTGCAATGATTGAACGTTATAAAGATGAGGAAGCTGTGCAAGCACATAATAATTCAGATTACTTTAAACACTTTTTTGCTAATGTACCTGACTTATTAGTAGCTGAGCCAGATGTAACAGTCAGCACAAGTAAATAA
- a CDS encoding FUSC family protein has translation MINYFKSLIKFDKVKIDPLKGTRQAILMFIPLIIGYLTGQLQIGLLMATGTLAHVYVFGGSARSKLRIVLYTTIGLSVAMVLGSLTVAQPLMFGMLLLIVTVVPYFIFSALNIPGPSSTFFIVAFSLPVNLPVAPEEALTRGLTMFAGGILATLVVIVNILISKETAEFIAVKNEYAMIKQLVKQFNDEQAFATTSIKAVNVFKNADNQFIAASLPKGKKSIRFQKLLILHNLAQGIHAELLELNAGNRRPIPTEIVEMATYISDMVMNKGKNNGLWRKEVNVSHVYQNLIDYIFRVDEIILANDEKIVHEIDIRIPIYGQHMYQNLTLDSIIFKNTLRYIVIMGIAIFVALMFHFDKGYWIPLSAHTVLVGRHTMHSLERAGARGIGTVLGVVGLSLILMSNPSIPVAIALLALTAGITEIFVGANYSFAVIFITIQVLLLNGLASQHLTLSVALPRVTDVMIGVIIGAIGLVILGRKTASSMLPSSIGEVVRAEAKIFHYLFSANSYDKKEEGKKEMLLLSVKLNNMSRVYDSANGEIFNHKISIQNYYPTIYALEEISFMLTRALNNNKRIHIDDAQMGEYLVVFENIAKHFDQNNYLFVKELSTLPQYVYIKEALMNIQHNCTHTNNA, from the coding sequence GTGATTAATTATTTTAAATCATTAATCAAGTTCGATAAAGTTAAAATCGATCCCTTAAAGGGCACGAGACAAGCTATATTAATGTTTATACCACTTATAATTGGTTATCTTACGGGTCAATTACAAATTGGTTTATTAATGGCTACAGGAACATTAGCCCATGTGTATGTTTTTGGAGGTTCAGCACGCTCTAAATTGCGTATAGTGTTATATACAACGATAGGGTTGTCTGTAGCAATGGTGCTAGGTTCCTTAACAGTTGCGCAACCACTCATGTTTGGTATGTTATTACTTATCGTAACTGTCGTTCCATATTTTATATTTAGTGCTTTGAATATTCCAGGACCTTCGTCTACGTTCTTTATTGTGGCTTTTAGTTTACCTGTTAACTTACCAGTAGCACCTGAAGAAGCATTGACTAGAGGGCTGACGATGTTTGCTGGTGGTATACTTGCCACTTTAGTCGTTATTGTGAATATTTTAATTTCAAAAGAAACTGCAGAATTTATAGCAGTTAAAAATGAATATGCAATGATTAAACAATTGGTCAAACAATTTAACGATGAGCAAGCTTTTGCGACAACTTCTATCAAAGCAGTGAATGTGTTTAAAAATGCAGATAATCAATTTATCGCAGCGAGTTTACCAAAAGGAAAAAAATCAATTAGGTTCCAAAAGTTGTTAATCTTACATAACTTAGCCCAAGGTATTCATGCTGAGTTGTTAGAATTAAATGCTGGCAATCGTAGACCAATACCAACTGAAATTGTAGAAATGGCTACATATATTAGTGATATGGTCATGAACAAAGGTAAAAATAACGGCCTATGGCGTAAGGAAGTAAATGTGAGCCATGTCTATCAAAATTTAATTGACTATATTTTTAGAGTCGATGAAATTATCCTAGCAAACGATGAAAAAATTGTTCATGAAATTGATATTAGAATACCTATTTATGGCCAACATATGTATCAAAATTTAACTTTAGATTCTATCATATTTAAAAATACTTTGAGATATATAGTGATAATGGGGATCGCTATTTTTGTAGCCTTAATGTTCCATTTTGACAAAGGGTATTGGATTCCGCTATCGGCACACACCGTTTTAGTAGGTAGACATACGATGCATAGTCTCGAAAGAGCAGGCGCAAGAGGTATTGGTACCGTGTTAGGTGTGGTGGGACTATCATTGATTTTAATGAGTAATCCATCGATACCTGTAGCGATAGCATTACTTGCGTTGACTGCTGGTATTACAGAAATATTTGTAGGTGCGAACTATTCATTCGCAGTTATATTCATTACGATTCAAGTGTTACTATTAAACGGCTTAGCATCACAACACTTAACGCTATCGGTAGCCTTACCACGTGTTACAGATGTAATGATCGGCGTAATTATAGGGGCAATAGGGTTAGTCATATTAGGCAGAAAGACTGCTTCATCTATGTTACCTAGCTCTATAGGAGAAGTAGTAAGAGCCGAGGCTAAAATATTCCATTATCTCTTTTCAGCTAACAGTTATGACAAAAAAGAAGAGGGTAAAAAGGAAATGTTATTATTAAGTGTTAAGCTAAATAATATGTCTCGTGTATATGATAGTGCGAACGGCGAAATTTTTAATCATAAAATTTCAATTCAAAATTATTATCCAACAATATATGCCTTAGAAGAAATTAGTTTTATGCTTACAAGAGCCTTAAATAACAATAAGCGTATTCATATTGATGATGCGCAAATGGGAGAATATTTAGTCGTGTTTGAAAATATAGCTAAACACTTTGACCAAAATAATTATCTTTTCGTGAAAGAATTATCTACATTACCTCAATATGTATACATTAAAGAGGCTTTAATGAACATTCAACATAACTGTACACATACAAATAATGCGTAA
- a CDS encoding DUF2188 domain-containing protein — translation MPWTMEDYPQSWKNFDKLERKKAIDIGNAMLKDGYSESDTIPIATKQAESWYKNASQQELDDLKNKKITQHQKDSEANPELNERDVHVYFEDNSWKVKTDGAKQASDRFDKKEDAMKRARNIADNRDVEIIEHKKDE, via the coding sequence ATGCCTTGGACTATGGAAGACTATCCGCAAAGTTGGAAGAACTTTGATAAACTAGAACGTAAAAAAGCTATTGATATTGGCAATGCGATGCTAAAAGATGGCTATAGTGAAAGTGATACAATTCCAATTGCTACGAAACAAGCTGAATCATGGTATAAAAATGCTTCGCAACAAGAATTAGATGATTTAAAAAACAAAAAAATTACGCAGCATCAAAAAGATAGCGAAGCCAACCCAGAACTTAATGAACGTGATGTTCATGTGTATTTTGAAGACAACAGTTGGAAAGTGAAAACAGACGGGGCTAAACAAGCCTCAGATCGTTTTGATAAGAAAGAAGATGCGATGAAAAGAGCACGTAATATCGCAGATAATAGAGATGTAGAAATAATCGAACATAAAAAAGACGAATAA
- a CDS encoding FMN-binding negative transcriptional regulator: MYIPNYYQMHDYGEIKQFMHNNNFVTIITTDGGKPIATHLPVNIEEHSKALYISGHFAKGNKQWQTINNNDNILIIFHGPHGYVSSTWYEQEDVPTWDYESVHTYGKGQLLDEAQLAEDLTKMLKRYEQHRENGATWENLSDQTKQQIKGIVGFKIKVTDIEAAYKLSQTRNEQEKRNIVSHLDNSDNPMDHSLAEEIDKQ; encoded by the coding sequence ATGTATATTCCAAACTATTATCAAATGCACGATTATGGGGAAATTAAACAATTTATGCACAACAATAATTTTGTCACTATAATTACCACTGATGGGGGAAAACCAATCGCAACACATTTACCGGTAAATATAGAAGAACACAGTAAAGCATTATATATATCAGGACATTTTGCCAAAGGTAATAAACAGTGGCAGACGATAAATAATAATGACAATATATTAATTATATTTCATGGACCTCATGGTTACGTTTCCTCAACTTGGTATGAACAAGAAGACGTTCCAACATGGGATTATGAAAGCGTACATACGTATGGTAAAGGACAGTTACTTGATGAAGCGCAATTAGCTGAAGATTTAACGAAAATGTTGAAGCGTTATGAACAACATCGTGAAAATGGTGCAACTTGGGAAAATTTATCAGATCAAACAAAACAACAAATAAAAGGAATAGTGGGTTTTAAAATTAAAGTAACAGATATCGAAGCGGCATATAAACTAAGTCAAACACGTAATGAACAAGAGAAACGAAATATAGTGTCGCATTTAGATAATAGTGATAATCCAATGGATCATAGTTTAGCTGAGGAAATTGATAAACAATAA
- a CDS encoding GTP pyrophosphokinase: MYVERKPSLYLEELREDFKHSFSNFNDSDEAFSTLVDFVSLDQIYSSALKEISTKLDILDDNFQHIYKHNPIHHMERRVKQLSSVISKLQRKGYEISATSARENLQDIAGIRVICNYIEDIYAIEKMLLKQGDIELLKRKDYIEYPKSNGYRSLHLVVTVPVFLAEFVEYVPVEIQIRTIGMDMWASLEHQIRYKNEANTEKYRSLLKQCATQITDVEHTMQDIHSEVFDQHSYR; this comes from the coding sequence ATGTATGTTGAACGCAAGCCTTCACTATATTTAGAAGAATTAAGAGAAGATTTTAAACATAGTTTTAGTAATTTTAACGATTCGGATGAAGCATTTTCGACACTCGTAGATTTTGTAAGTTTGGACCAAATATACAGTTCGGCACTGAAAGAGATTAGTACGAAATTAGACATTTTAGATGATAATTTCCAACATATATATAAACACAATCCGATACATCATATGGAACGACGTGTAAAACAATTGAGTAGTGTTATTTCAAAATTACAACGCAAGGGGTATGAAATATCAGCAACTTCAGCACGAGAAAACCTACAAGATATAGCTGGGATACGTGTGATTTGTAATTATATTGAAGATATTTATGCAATCGAAAAAATGTTATTAAAGCAAGGCGACATTGAATTATTAAAACGGAAAGATTATATTGAATATCCAAAGAGTAATGGTTACCGAAGTTTACATTTAGTAGTAACCGTACCTGTGTTTCTCGCAGAATTTGTAGAATATGTGCCTGTAGAAATTCAAATACGTACTATAGGAATGGACATGTGGGCGAGTTTAGAACATCAGATAAGATATAAAAATGAAGCTAACACTGAAAAATATCGCAGCTTATTAAAGCAATGTGCGACACAAATTACAGATGTAGAACATACAATGCAAGATATACATTCAGAAGTTTTTGATCAACATTCATATAGATAA
- a CDS encoding GntR family transcriptional regulator, translating to MEFEYPEQWLEGASKGEMIAAEIRLQIVKGTIEPDTLLTENQVAKTYNVSRSPVRDAFKLLKQDQLIHLERMGAEVLSFEEKEKKELYDLRIMLESFAFSRLKEQQLEQVVKELSKQLEMMKVAVQFEDAESFTEHDIKFHEVAILASKHQYLKTYWNNLRPVMEALILLSMRHRMHSDKEDFERIHYNHQMFIDAIATQDSTKLRHAFHLNFDDVGEDIESFWLK from the coding sequence TTGGAATTTGAATATCCAGAACAATGGCTAGAAGGCGCATCGAAAGGTGAGATGATTGCAGCTGAAATTCGTTTGCAAATTGTTAAAGGCACTATTGAACCGGATACTTTATTAACGGAAAATCAAGTGGCTAAAACTTATAATGTTAGCCGATCACCTGTACGTGATGCTTTTAAATTATTGAAACAAGATCAATTAATTCATTTGGAACGTATGGGGGCTGAGGTTTTATCGTTTGAAGAAAAAGAAAAGAAAGAGCTATATGATCTACGTATCATGTTAGAATCTTTTGCATTTTCGAGACTAAAAGAACAACAACTTGAGCAAGTCGTTAAAGAATTAAGTAAACAGTTAGAAATGATGAAAGTTGCCGTCCAATTTGAAGATGCCGAATCTTTTACAGAACATGATATTAAATTCCATGAAGTAGCAATTTTAGCTTCTAAACATCAGTATTTAAAAACGTATTGGAACAATTTAAGACCGGTAATGGAGGCACTGATTTTATTATCAATGCGTCATAGAATGCATAGTGATAAAGAAGATTTTGAGCGTATTCATTATAATCACCAAATGTTTATTGATGCGATTGCTACGCAAGATTCGACGAAGTTAAGACATGCTTTCCATTTAAACTTTGATGATGTCGGTGAGGATATTGAAAGTTTTTGGTTGAAATAG
- the gntK gene encoding gluconokinase — MKYMIGVDIGTTSTKSVLYDEQGNFILKHNIGYPLNTPNVDVSEENPDELFDAVLMTIKYVIRESGINKDDIKLVSFSAQMHSLIAMDSNHQRLTENLTWADNRASKYAEKINQQHNGVEIYQRTGTPIHPMSPLSKIFWMKHEQQQTYNSTAKFVDIKTYIFYQLFEQYVIDQSMASATGMLNLESLQWDDGALQLLGIDEDQLPEVVPTTHILTGMKKRYATLMGLNEDTPFVVGASDGVLSNLGVNAFKKGEVAVTIGTSGAIRTVIDKPRTDYKGRIFCYVLTEDHYVIGGPVNNGGVILRWLRDEILASEVETAKRLGVDTYDVLTQIASRVKPGAEGLIFHPYLAGERAPLWNADARGSFFGLTLSHKKEHMIRAALEGVLYNLYTVYLALIEVMNETPSTIKATGGFAKSKVWRQMMADIFDTHLSVPESYESSCLGACVLGMKALGEIEDFSIIEDMVGTTNEHEPDKEQVQTYQQLVSIFINLSRSLEERYAEIADFQRQNMTTE, encoded by the coding sequence ATGAAATATATGATTGGTGTCGACATTGGTACTACAAGTACTAAGTCCGTATTATACGACGAGCAAGGTAACTTCATTTTAAAACATAATATTGGTTACCCGCTTAATACACCGAATGTAGATGTATCTGAAGAAAATCCTGATGAATTATTCGATGCGGTGTTAATGACAATCAAATATGTTATTAGAGAATCTGGTATTAACAAAGATGACATTAAATTAGTTTCATTCAGTGCACAAATGCATAGTTTAATCGCGATGGATAGTAATCATCAACGTTTAACAGAAAACTTAACTTGGGCGGACAATAGAGCAAGTAAGTATGCTGAAAAAATAAATCAACAACATAATGGTGTTGAAATTTATCAAAGAACGGGCACGCCTATACATCCCATGTCCCCGTTATCTAAAATCTTTTGGATGAAACATGAACAACAACAAACATATAATAGTACAGCTAAGTTTGTTGATATTAAAACGTATATTTTTTATCAGTTATTTGAGCAATACGTCATTGACCAGTCGATGGCTTCTGCAACTGGCATGTTGAATTTAGAATCATTGCAATGGGATGACGGAGCATTACAATTATTAGGCATTGATGAAGATCAGTTACCTGAAGTTGTACCAACTACTCATATTTTAACAGGTATGAAAAAACGATATGCGACGTTAATGGGACTAAATGAAGACACTCCATTTGTAGTAGGCGCAAGTGATGGCGTTCTGTCTAATTTAGGTGTTAACGCGTTTAAAAAGGGTGAAGTTGCAGTAACTATTGGTACTTCAGGTGCTATTCGTACTGTGATAGATAAACCGCGTACTGACTATAAAGGGCGTATTTTCTGTTACGTCTTAACTGAAGATCATTATGTTATCGGTGGACCTGTTAATAACGGTGGCGTTATTTTACGTTGGTTGCGAGATGAAATATTAGCAAGTGAAGTAGAAACTGCCAAAAGATTAGGCGTCGATACTTATGATGTATTGACTCAAATTGCTAGTAGAGTAAAACCAGGTGCGGAAGGTCTTATTTTCCATCCTTATTTGGCAGGTGAGCGAGCACCGCTTTGGAACGCAGATGCGCGTGGTTCATTTTTCGGACTAACATTATCGCATAAAAAAGAACATATGATACGTGCAGCATTAGAAGGCGTTTTATATAACCTATACACAGTTTACTTGGCGTTGATTGAAGTTATGAACGAAACACCAAGCACGATAAAGGCTACGGGTGGTTTTGCTAAAAGTAAGGTTTGGCGTCAAATGATGGCGGATATATTTGATACACATTTAAGTGTACCTGAAAGTTACGAAAGTTCTTGTTTAGGCGCTTGTGTATTAGGAATGAAAGCACTTGGCGAAATTGAAGATTTCTCAATTATTGAAGACATGGTTGGTACGACTAATGAACATGAACCTGATAAAGAGCAAGTACAAACATATCAGCAATTGGTGTCTATATTTATTAATTTAAGCCGTTCTTTAGAAGAACGATATGCTGAAATTGCTGATTTCCAACGTCAAAATATGACGACAGAGTAA
- a CDS encoding gluconate:H+ symporter, with the protein MFETIWPLITVVIGIVFLLVLIIFLKLNTFISLIITSIVTAILLGMPLDKILDTVETGMGSTLGHIALIFGLGAILGKLLADGGGATRIADTLIDKFGQKRVQWAMLVAAFIVGIALFFEVGLVLLIPLVFTIAKRANVSQLKLGLPMVTALSVTHGFLPPHPGPVVIAKELHANLGHVLLYGIIIAIPVTIIAGPIFNKMAQKLTPTAYTREGDISALGAQREFKDSEMPSFLMSLITAVLPVILMLISTIVQLVTGHEKATNGFEGFIYFIGTAGTAMLIAVIFAMFSMGVKQGRKNSEIMDSVSNAIYPIGMMILIIGGGGTFKEVLIDGGVGDTIAHLFQGTEMSPILLAWIVASVLRIALGSATVAAISTTGIVLPLLQHSDVNIALVVLAIGAGSVILSHVNDAGFWMFKEYFGLTVKETFLTWSLLETIISVSGIIFILFLSLFV; encoded by the coding sequence ATGTTTGAAACTATATGGCCACTTATTACAGTGGTAATTGGTATTGTATTTTTACTTGTACTTATTATCTTTCTAAAATTAAATACATTTATTTCATTAATTATCACATCAATAGTTACAGCAATATTATTAGGTATGCCACTAGATAAAATACTTGATACAGTTGAAACTGGAATGGGAAGCACACTCGGTCACATCGCTCTAATTTTTGGTTTGGGCGCAATTTTAGGTAAATTACTTGCCGATGGTGGCGGTGCTACTAGAATCGCAGATACATTAATCGATAAATTCGGCCAAAAGCGTGTGCAATGGGCAATGCTAGTTGCAGCATTTATTGTTGGTATTGCGTTATTCTTTGAAGTTGGATTGGTACTCTTAATACCATTAGTGTTTACAATTGCCAAACGAGCTAACGTTTCGCAATTAAAACTTGGTTTACCAATGGTGACAGCTCTTTCTGTTACACATGGTTTCTTACCACCTCATCCAGGACCAGTCGTAATAGCTAAAGAATTACATGCTAATTTAGGACATGTGCTGTTATACGGGATCATTATTGCTATACCAGTAACGATTATTGCAGGTCCAATTTTCAATAAAATGGCACAGAAACTGACACCTACTGCATATACAAGAGAAGGGGATATCTCAGCTTTAGGTGCACAACGAGAATTTAAAGACAGTGAAATGCCTAGTTTTCTAATGAGTTTAATCACAGCTGTGTTACCCGTGATTTTAATGCTGATTTCAACAATCGTACAGTTAGTGACAGGACATGAAAAGGCAACAAATGGTTTTGAAGGATTTATTTACTTTATAGGAACAGCAGGAACTGCAATGCTTATAGCAGTGATCTTTGCAATGTTCTCAATGGGCGTTAAACAAGGGCGAAAAAATTCAGAAATTATGGATTCAGTGTCAAATGCTATCTATCCAATCGGTATGATGATTTTAATCATTGGTGGTGGCGGTACATTTAAAGAAGTACTTATTGATGGTGGTGTAGGTGATACAATTGCTCACTTATTCCAAGGTACAGAAATGTCACCCATATTATTAGCATGGATCGTAGCGTCAGTATTGCGTATTGCTTTAGGTTCGGCGACAGTTGCAGCTATCTCTACGACAGGTATCGTTTTACCATTGTTACAACATTCAGACGTTAATATAGCATTAGTCGTATTAGCTATTGGTGCCGGAAGTGTTATCTTGTCACACGTCAATGATGCAGGATTTTGGATGTTTAAAGAATATTTCGGTTTAACTGTCAAAGAAACATTTTTAACATGGTCACTATTAGAAACAATTATTTCAGTATCGGGTATTATCTTTATATTATTCTTAAGTTTATTCGTCTAA
- a CDS encoding DUF1413 domain-containing protein, with product MNFEDRITELREQKGRTSFEFHFNALFTEQEWIDLPLEQRKSLEREFRVFVENNDHIRIPFASEDHIRMRMYNSLYEYNEVKHNFKAYV from the coding sequence ATGAACTTTGAAGATAGAATTACTGAATTACGAGAGCAAAAAGGACGTACTTCATTTGAATTTCATTTCAACGCACTTTTCACTGAACAAGAATGGATTGATTTACCACTAGAACAACGTAAGTCGCTTGAACGTGAATTTCGTGTATTTGTAGAAAACAACGACCATATCCGTATTCCATTTGCTTCCGAAGACCATATTCGTATGCGTATGTACAATTCTTTATATGAATATAATGAAGTAAAACACAATTTTAAAGCTTACGTGTAA
- a CDS encoding SDR family oxidoreductase, producing the protein MMNLNGKVAVITGASSGIGAGIAQAFAQQHMNVVLGGRNEQRLKEVASNIQEETQVQVSTFVVDVTKNEEVNHLVEFAQKQFGKIDVLVNSAGQMLSSTVTDGDVEAWDTMLDVNVKGMLYGINAVLPKFLEQSSGHIINIASISGFEVTKQSTLYSMTKTAVHTLTQGLEKELAKTGVRATSISPGMVETSMTESTDWGGRKKLEPKDIAEAAIYALQQPAHVNVNEVTVRPV; encoded by the coding sequence ATGATGAATTTAAACGGTAAGGTAGCTGTGATTACTGGTGCTAGTAGTGGAATTGGTGCTGGTATTGCGCAAGCTTTTGCACAGCAACATATGAACGTTGTATTAGGCGGACGCAATGAACAACGCCTCAAAGAAGTAGCTTCAAATATTCAAGAAGAGACACAAGTACAAGTGAGTACATTTGTCGTTGATGTTACTAAGAATGAAGAGGTAAATCATTTAGTTGAGTTTGCTCAAAAACAATTTGGTAAAATAGATGTATTAGTTAATAGTGCTGGTCAAATGTTGTCATCTACAGTTACAGATGGCGATGTCGAGGCTTGGGATACGATGTTAGACGTTAATGTTAAAGGTATGTTATATGGTATAAATGCTGTATTGCCAAAATTTTTAGAACAATCTTCAGGTCACATTATTAATATCGCCTCTATTTCAGGTTTTGAAGTGACTAAACAAAGTACGTTATACAGTATGACGAAAACTGCTGTCCACACGTTAACGCAAGGGTTAGAAAAGGAATTGGCTAAAACAGGCGTTAGAGCTACAAGTATTTCACCTGGTATGGTAGAAACTTCAATGACTGAAAGTACTGATTGGGGCGGACGCAAAAAATTAGAACCTAAAGATATTGCTGAAGCGGCAATATATGCCTTGCAACAACCCGCACATGTTAATGTAAATGAAGTCACTGTACGCCCAGTATAA
- the hisIE gene encoding bifunctional phosphoribosyl-AMP cyclohydrolase/phosphoribosyl-ATP diphosphatase HisIE translates to MTQQPDFSKGLLPAILQDVTTKQVLMLGYMNEEAYQQTLKDNVVCFYSRSKQRLWTKGETSGHTQEVKNIYLDCDQDTILIEVIPNGPTCHTGSQSCFNTDIPFSVQDLGQTIANSAKSNKENSYTKYLLAEGIEKITKKFGEEAFEVVIGAMKNDREEVTNETADLLYHLFVLLHDLDISFSEVESVLATRHKQTNNFKGERSDINNW, encoded by the coding sequence ATGACACAACAACCTGATTTTAGTAAGGGCCTTTTACCCGCCATTTTACAAGATGTGACTACAAAACAAGTATTAATGCTTGGTTATATGAACGAAGAAGCATATCAACAAACACTTAAAGACAATGTCGTATGTTTTTATTCACGTTCAAAACAACGCCTATGGACGAAAGGTGAAACTTCAGGCCACACACAAGAAGTGAAAAATATTTATTTAGATTGCGATCAAGATACGATTCTTATAGAAGTGATACCTAATGGTCCAACATGTCACACTGGAAGCCAAAGTTGTTTTAATACTGATATTCCATTCAGTGTGCAAGATTTAGGACAAACAATTGCTAATAGCGCCAAATCTAACAAAGAGAATTCATATACTAAGTATTTATTAGCAGAAGGCATCGAAAAAATCACTAAAAAGTTTGGTGAAGAAGCGTTTGAAGTTGTAATAGGTGCAATGAAAAATGATCGTGAAGAAGTGACAAACGAAACTGCTGATTTACTCTATCATTTGTTTGTCTTACTACATGATTTAGATATAAGCTTTTCAGAAGTAGAAAGTGTATTAGCCACACGTCACAAACAAACTAACAATTTTAAAGGTGAACGTTCCGATATTAATAATTGGTAA
- the hisF gene encoding imidazole glycerol phosphate synthase subunit HisF, with translation MIKKRIIPCLDVKDGRVVKGIQFKGLRDIGNPVDYALYYNEQGADELVFLDISKTEAGHDLVLDVIEETAEKLFIPLTVGGGISTLDDISQLLNHGADKVSLNSSALKNPQFIKEASDKFGRQCICIAIDSNYDSTLDDYFCYTHGGKKRTDKRVYDWVKEVEALGAGELLITSMTHDGMKQGFDVIHLHEIERRVNIPVIASGGGGQPSHFVDLFNQTDVSAGLAASILHDKETTVNEIKSLMSEGGIPVR, from the coding sequence TTGATAAAAAAAAGAATTATCCCCTGTTTAGATGTCAAAGACGGCAGAGTCGTTAAAGGGATTCAATTTAAAGGATTACGAGACATTGGTAATCCAGTAGATTACGCGCTTTATTATAATGAACAAGGCGCGGATGAATTAGTCTTTTTAGATATTTCAAAGACCGAGGCTGGTCACGATTTAGTATTAGACGTCATTGAAGAGACTGCAGAAAAACTATTTATTCCATTGACTGTGGGTGGTGGTATCTCTACTTTAGATGATATTTCTCAATTATTAAATCATGGCGCTGATAAAGTATCACTAAATTCTAGCGCATTAAAAAACCCTCAGTTTATTAAAGAGGCTAGCGATAAATTTGGTAGACAATGTATTTGTATCGCTATAGATAGTAACTACGATTCAACTTTAGATGATTATTTCTGCTATACGCATGGTGGCAAAAAAAGAACAGACAAACGTGTTTATGATTGGGTTAAGGAAGTTGAAGCACTAGGTGCAGGCGAATTACTTATTACAAGCATGACACATGATGGTATGAAACAAGGATTTGATGTCATACATTTACATGAAATCGAACGACGTGTAAATATTCCAGTTATCGCCTCCGGTGGTGGTGGCCAACCTAGTCATTTCGTTGATTTATTTAACCAAACCGATGTCTCAGCTGGTTTAGCTGCAAGCATATTACATGATAAAGAAACGACTGTTAATGAAATCAAATCATTGATGTCTGAAGGAGGTATTCCTGTAAGATGA